The DNA window GGATTGCTGTATTTTTAAACATCTTAACACCCGAATGACAATGGTTAAGTTGAAATGTAATTTGAGATCTATTGGATATAGTTATAATGGTTCACTAATTAATCATTAAAGCATAGAAATTATTTTATTTTGCTCTGATTAACGGGATCAGTCTGTCTTATATGATTATTTATAGTTATATATTTAACTTAACCATTTACTATTACCCATTTTAGTTATGTTTTGTTGCGTAATTTAGAGTTAACTCAAATGAGAAGTGGATTTATCTGAAATTTCAAATGAATGGTGGAAAGGCATGAATTTTGTTTTTCAAAAATTCATGTTTAAAAGTGTGACATTGGTTATTAATAGTACATGTGATTATTAATTTATATATTCTTATTTATTGAGAAAATAATCACGAGATAAAAATCTCACTTTCAAAAAAAAACAAAAAAATAAAATATAAACAAGGGAAATATGAATTAAAGTAAATTAACAGGGGGAGGTAATGTGGGAGCGGATTATTCAGCCAATGAATAATATTCATTGGCTGAAAATTTATTGCTTAAAACTTATTATTTAAAATCTGATGAATAAGATATTAAGCAACAATTGGCGCGCGCCAGTCGTCAGCACCAGAAGTACCGGCAGTAGTGTGTTCCCACTCGATCTTACGGTAAGACAGAGAAACACGAACCAACTGAGTGAATTCAGATTTTGCTGGATCCTGGCAGTGTGGCATTTTGCAGTCGATGTCAACGATAGTTGCATCTATCAGTTTAGTAGTAAAGAAGTGCTCTTGTTTACCTTCGATAGAAGTACGATACCACTTCAGTTCTACAGTTGTTAACATTTCGCCGGAAGCCAGTGCGTTGTAAAGCAGAGGAACTGCTTTATTCAGTGCAACGGTGAAGCGGAATGGTTTATGTGCACGCTGACCAGAAGGCTGACCAGACTGTGGATCAGTTGGAACAGTAACAATGTGGTCAAATTCTTGAACCAGCATTTCGTCTTCGTGACCCTGAACAAAAATATTACCTACTGATTCAGCAGTGAATGCGCCAGCAGTGATATTACCCTGAGTTTTTCCGTTGATGGAAATATAACATGGAGTTGGCATATGAATATCCTATAAAAATTTACCAATATAAGTGTAAGTGCTCATTCCTTGCGTAATGATTCCATTCATTGATGAAATGAAATTAGCGATGCCGAACACTTGGGGCGAATAATAAAGCTGAAATTGTCTGATGCAAAGTTATTTGTAAATTGCAAGATGAGTTCAAATTCAATGACAAATAAAAATTTTATAATCATTGCCGTCGTGATATTTATGGCTAAGTTTTTATGAAAATCAAGAGAGTTTCTCTGTATAAAAATTAATCTTCATATTTTTGATTTATATAATGTATTGATAATAAATGTATTTTTATTTTTGAATGATATAATTTTTATGATCATTTATAAAGTGTGAAGTACGTCAAAAAGATGAGTTGGATAAGATTTTTAATGGAGAATAATTAATCTAAATAAAATAAAAAATATACTTGATGATCATCATAGGTCACAAAATTTGCAGACTATATTTTATTCACAATATATGAAAAATATTATTTTATATACAATTAACAGGTAATCTGTCTATATACTCTTATAGAGAGTAAAACCAAAGTTTTATCTATTTTGTAAGGAAAAAATATTTATAAGTTTCTAGAAAACACCATAAAGGTACTAAAAGCTAGAATAGAGGGGGTTATCAATAAGTGTTTTGGCTTTACATCAAAAAAATAAAGTGTCAAACTCGCTATTGACGATTTTTTATATCGATGTTACTTCCACGATTGGATAGAATATTTCTGTATCTTTATTTATATGCTGATATATAAAAATCTATTTGTTCCTGCAAATACAGTTACCTTCCGCTGCCTATTTCTTTAGGAAGGCCTGCTGCGTTTGTTATACGGTTAAACATTGTAATTATTCTCTTTCCAATAATGGGTTGTTAGACAGTTCATGGTTGTATTAGCCAAAGGGTTGAAATATGAGTAAGAATAGTCCTGGTAGCGTAGCTCCGAAAGAAAGAATTAATATTAAATATGTTCCTAATACCGGCGACCAGACCGCAGAAGTTGAATTACCTCTGAATCTTCTGGTTATTGGTGACTTGAAAGGAAAGAAAGAAGATACGCCAATTGAAGAACGACAGACCGTTTCCGTGAATAAAAATAATTTTAATGCGGTAATGAATGAGGCGAACATCAACCTGACTTTTAACGTCCCTAATCGCCTTGAAGAAAATAGTGAAGAAGATCTACCAGTTAATCTGGAAATTAAATCACTGAGTGATTTCTCACCGGATAATATCGCCAAGAAAGTACCAGAGCTGAATAAACTGCTGGAACTGCGTGAAGCATTAGTTGCATTAAAAGGTCCTCTGGGAAATATCCCCGCTTTTCGCGCTCGCTTGCAGTCACTGCTGGATGATGAATCCGTTCGTGAGCAACTCCTGAAAGAACTTGAAATCATCAATAAAAAATAACTCGTTAAAGGAATTTTAAATGGCTCAGCACGAAGAAAACAGCACAGCACTTGCTTCTGGCGCAACGACTTCTCTGCTTGATGAAATTATGTCTCAAGCGAGGATGACTCCTGAAAATGATGGCTATTATATTGCAAAACAGGGGGTAGCAGCTTTTATCGGCAGTATTCTGGATACAGGCTCTAACGAAGAACCTATCAACAAACTTCTCGTTGATAAAATGATCGTTGAGCTTGATAAAAAGCTGAGTGAGCAGATGGATGAAATCATGCACGCTAAGCCGTTCCAGGAGCTGGAATCTTCCTGGCGTTCACTGAAAATGCTGGTAGATCGCACTGATTTCCGTGAAAACATCAAAATCAACGTTATTCATGCGACTAAAGATGAATTGTTGGAAGACTTTGAATTCTCTCCTGAGATCATTCAGTCCGGTTTCTACAAACATGTTTATTCTACGGGTTACGGCCAGTTCGGTGGTGAACCTGTTGCTGCCGTTGTTGGTAACTATGCTTTCAGCAACACCACTCCTGACATCAAATTGATGCAATATGTCAGTTCGGTAGGAGCAATGGCTCACGCGCCATTCCTCTCTTCTGTTTCACCTGAATTCTTCGGTGTTAACAGCTTTACTGATCTGCCGGCTATCAAAGATCTGAAATCCGCATTTGAAGGCCCGTCACACACCAAATGGCGTTCGTTGCGTGAGTCTGAAGA is part of the Xenorhabdus cabanillasii genome and encodes:
- a CDS encoding Hcp family type VI secretion system effector — its product is MPTPCYISINGKTQGNITAGAFTAESVGNIFVQGHEDEMLVQEFDHIVTVPTDPQSGQPSGQRAHKPFRFTVALNKAVPLLYNALASGEMLTTVELKWYRTSIEGKQEHFFTTKLIDATIVDIDCKMPHCQDPAKSEFTQLVRVSLSYRKIEWEHTTAGTSGADDWRAPIVA
- the tssB gene encoding type VI secretion system contractile sheath small subunit; translation: MSKNSPGSVAPKERINIKYVPNTGDQTAEVELPLNLLVIGDLKGKKEDTPIEERQTVSVNKNNFNAVMNEANINLTFNVPNRLEENSEEDLPVNLEIKSLSDFSPDNIAKKVPELNKLLELREALVALKGPLGNIPAFRARLQSLLDDESVREQLLKELEIINKK